The Budorcas taxicolor isolate Tak-1 chromosome 2, Takin1.1, whole genome shotgun sequence nucleotide sequence GGAGGAGCGGTGGAGGTAGGGCTTGCTGGGCCGCATGCCCCTGGTGTGCCCTGAGTAAAGCTCTCCTGACTGACCGTGCTGTGTCTGTGTTGAAGGGCAGGTCTGGGGGTGGGCCACCTGTGGCCCAGGACCAGGAGGTGAGATGAAGTCAAGACAGACACAAGGAGCCAAGACAGCAGAGTCCgtgtttctgtgtgtttcagAGGGCCGCGGGGGCCGCGGGGAGGGTGGGCAGCTTCATGTTGTGCCATAGGAAGTCCAGGAAGGTGGCTGCCTGCAGCGTCCGGCTGAGCCGCTGGAAGTGCCGCTCTGGGGGAGGACCGCAGGCTGTCAGGGGTGGCCGAGTGTGGCAGACGGCCCTGCCTGCCCCCCGGCCGGCCCACTCACCGGTGTAGGGCAGCAGGCCCTCCAGCGAGGCCCGTACACCATCGTAGGCCAGCAGCTCGTCCGGGGCCTCATGCCGCAGCAGCACGCCCAGCACTGCCTGGGCCTCGTGGCAGTGCCGCGAGTTGGTGTTCCACGTGACGCAGAAGCGCAGCAAGGCCTCTGTGGACAACGGGCACAGTCACACCTGCCCCCATGCCCCCAGCCTCACGAGGCCCCATCCGGCCCCCCTGCCCGCCCCAGACCTTTCTGGTCACGCCGCAGTTGGAGCACCGTGGTCTCTAGCTTCTCGCAGGACTCAGGGTCCCTTCGGATGGctgcggggggaggggaggttgAGCCCTAGGAAAGGGGCAGCACAGACCCCAAGAGACCCCCCCACCCTGTGCAGCCCGAGGCAGCACCGACCCTGGATGACGGTCAGCACGGTGTGGGGCCGGTCCAGGGAGATGGCCAGGCCCAGCGCCCGCAGGTAGCGCTTCTCGTGGAGCAGGTTGTCGAGCTCTTGCTGCCTGGAGGGCAAGGAGGGGACAGGGCACAGGGCCCCTGGGGGACCTGGCCAGACCTGACCCCCGCCGGGGGCGAGCAGGGTGGCTGCTCCAGAGAGGAGGGACCAGCATGCTGACTCCAAGCTGAGGGTGGGGAGACCCGACTTACTTGACCACCTGCTCTTCTCTCTTGGCCTGCTCCTCGGCCTGCTCCGCCTCGGTCACGTCCTAGGGTCAGACTGGGGTCACACTGGGCTCAGACTGGCCCCCACACTGCCCTGCCCACTGCGATGCCCTCCCTGGCCCACACACCTTCCAGAGGACGACGCGGGAGTCACTGGCACCAGTGAGGGCGCGGTCATCCAGTTGGCTGCAGTGCAGCCCCCAGACCTTGTCCTCATGAGCATCCAGTGTCCGCACGCACTCGTTGTTCTTAATGGTCCAGAGCTTCAAGAGTCCGTCAGAACcgctggggtgggggtaggaagGGGTTCAGCCTGGGCCCACCCAGCACACCccggccctgcccaccccccactcaCCTGGACAGCAGCTGCATGCCGCGGCTTACAAAGGCCACCTTCAGCACAGAAGCGTCGTGCCCCTCGAAAGTCTGTGGGCGGGGTGGAGGGCGGGGTGAGGCGGAGGGTGGGGGGACGGgtctggggtggaggggggtgccaGGCCTGGGCCAGGGGCAGCTCACCTTGAGGCAGCTGAAGTCCTGCAGGGCCCAGAGCTTGATGGTGCCGTCGGCCGAGGCTGTGGCCAGCACCTGGTCCATGGGCGAGAACTGGACGCACCAGAGGCCGCGCCGGTGGCCCGAGAAGGTGCCAAGCAACTGGCACTGTGGCAGGGCCCAGAGTTTGGCCGTGCGGTCCTGTGAGCCCGTAGCCAGCAGCTTGTCGTTGGGGGCGACAGCCACACTGTTGATGTCCTGGTGGCGAGAGCAGGCAGCCGCTCAGACCCCTGTCCTGGTGAGGGCCTGGCCACAACCCCACCCGGGTGCTGCGTGCGGTCACCTTGTCGTGGCAGCGCTGTGTGGCCTGGGCCTGCAGGAGGACCGGGCCACCCTCGGGGCCTGTGCCCTTGGACAGCAGGGCTTCAGGGAGGGGCCAGAGCTTCACAGTGCAGTCCTGGCTGCCCGTCACCAGGAACGTCTCCTTCAGCCTGCAGCCGGATTTAGGGGAGGGAAGACACCTGCTCAGCCCTGCCAGCAGAGCCCCATGGCTCAGGCCTGCCAGACCTCAGGCCAGAACGGGAAGCCTGCCCCACGACTGGAACTGCTACGTGGCCCCCACCCCGGcacccctggtgactcagtccaACAGTGGGACCCCTCCCCCGGGCATCGCTCAGTGTCCTTTTACCCACCAACCTCAAGGCTACTTCTAAGGAACCGCAGCCCCTTGGGGtgccctgccccagcctctgTTCCACACCCCTGGGCTGGAGACTCAGAGAGCAAGGCGAGAGCCGCCTCTGCCTCTGCGACACCCCTGGCCCTGACTGCTACCTGGAGCAGCAGATGGTGCCCACGCTGTGTGTGTGCCCAGAGCCCTGAGCCACACAAGCCACCTCGCCAGCCTTGTTCATCCTCCAGACGCGGATGCTCTGATCCTGGGGATGAGAATGGTGAGGGGAGGCTGGGCGGGGCTTCCCCACCAGTCTCTGCCCCCCAGCTTCTGTGGTGTCTCACCTTGGCACAGCTAGCAAAGAGCCGCCCCTTCCGGAACACATCTAGGGCCAGGACAATGTCTGGAAGAAAATGGAGTGGCCGTGGCTAGAGGTCAGCTGAGGCCGGGCTGGGCACTCCATCGAGGTAAGGGCCTAGGGCCTGGTTCATGCCCTCACCTGTGTGGCCGTGGAGAATCTGGCAGGCTGAGGTCTGTAGATCAAACACCTTCAGGCAGGGGCTGTTAGAGGCCACGACAACGTGGGAGTCTTCGGGCCCAAGGAACCGGACATCCAGCACCTCCTCGCTGTACCCGGCGAACTGTGGGGCAGGAGGGACACGTGGCAGGCTGGGTGAGtggtggcaggggagggggcgggggtttGGCGCCGGGGCCAGGGCCTAGCAGGGGCAGCGCCCGCGCACCTGTTTCTGCAGCCGCAGGGAGCGAGCATCGTAGAGCAGAAGGTTGTGGTCCACAGTGACGCTGAGGAGCAGGCTGGCGGCGCGGGCCAGGGCGCAGTGGGTCAGCTCTCGCCCCGGGCCCGGCAGCTGCTGCTGTGCGTGGACACACCGCCCAGAGGCAGCCTCCCACACGCGCAGCACACCTGTGCAGGGACAGGGCCGCTGGGACACAGGGTCCACGggcccccgccccctcctgccCGTGCCTGGCCCACACACCTTGGTCGCCAGCCGTCAGGAAGTGCAGGCCCGTGGACTTCACACCCAGCTCCGGTGCCGGCTCCTCCGGCAGCAGCACCGCGGCCTCCACGCTCTGAGGACAAGCGGGTCAGGGGTGGAGCCCCCAGCCCCGTCGCACCCCCTCTCCCACCGCCCTCACTGGCCCTGGTGCCCCCACCTCAAACACCGGCACGGTCCTTGTGGCCTGGAGGCTCCGCAGATCCCAGACGACGCAGATCTTGTCCCGGCCCGAGCTGGGGGGGACACCCGCCTCAGTGCCCAGGCTGCGGCTATGGCCCTCCCTTCCCTGCCAAGGCTGGGGCGCTGGGCTCTGACCTGAGCATGGTGTGGCCATCGGCGCTGAAGGTCAGAGACGTGATGGCACTGTAGTGGGCAGTCAGCACGGCCAGGCACGACCGCTCCTGCAGCGACCACACGCGGACGCTGGTGTCTGCGGCCGAGGAGAAGAGCAGCAGGCGAGTGGGGTCCGGGTGGAAGGCCACCAGGCTGCGGGCAGGTGGGGCGGGGCTGTGAGCTGCACTGCCCTGGCCgtgacaccccccacccccgccccccaccgccccgaCTCACTGCACTACGCCTGGTGAGCCCCGAAAGTGGTGTGTCCCATAGGCCTGCACGACGTCCCAGACGCGCACGGCCCCGTCACAGCCGCCTGTGGGGGTGGACCTGAGGTGGGGGCGCTGTGGGCCCAAAGATCCCCACCTGGCTCGCCACCCCCAACCCAGCCGGGGTCCTACCTGTGGCTAGCAGTGTGGAGGTGGGGTCAAAGGCCATGGTGGCCACAGGGGTTGTGTGTATCGCCTTCCACAGGCGGGTGACGCTGCCCTCCCGCCAGGCCCACTGAGCCAGCAGCAGGGCCCGGCTGGCTGTCACCAGCACCTAGGGGAGGACGCAGTTCAGCTGGGGCACGGCTGTGCGTGCCATCCTCACCCACTCAGTCTGGGTGGGAGGTACCGGAGCCCACCTCCTGTCctgatcccacataccttgtcGTCGGGGCTGAGGTCAAAGGCAGTGATATCCTCCTGGTCCTCCTAGGGGTGAGAGTGGGTGCGCAGGGCACCATGAGAACAGGCTGCCATCCACACCGGCCCCTCGCCCCAATCCTCCCTGCCCTCACCTGCTCCAGGCTCCGCAGCACGGCCCCTGAGGCCACGTCCAAGATGTTGACTCTGGTGCCACAGACACAGAAGAGGTGCTGTCCAGTCTGGTCCAGCTGGGGACAAAGGAGTCTCAGCCAAGGGAACACCCTGCAGCCCCAGGCTGCCTCATCACCCTGCtgaccccccgccccaccctgggGCAAGTACCTGCACCTTCCCGCCCTTGTAGAAAGGCTCGATTTTGCGCTCGACAGCATAGCTGGAGGGAAGACAGGGCGAGAGAGTGAACCATCACCCCGTGGTCCCCGGTGCCTAGTCCTGTGCTAGGTGCTCTCCCGGAGGTCAACCCAATAGGGCCCTGCCCTTGAGGAACTTCTGGGAGGGCTGGGAttctggtgtgagtgtgtgtgcacacacacgtgtggtGGGGTGATGAGCTTGTCTGTTCCCTCTTTACCCCTCTCAACCATATTGGGAGGTGGGCGTTAGTACCTCCTTGTTACAGAAGATTTGGGACACTGAGCGGGTCAGTGATCCACACGGGCCCAGGGAAGCAAAGGCAGTCCAAATCTTCCCAGAGACTCCCGGGTGCCTAGCAAGCCAGGCCTTGGACGCCCTCTGCTGGCCATGGGAGGCCAGGCCTGGGTACCAGTCCAGAGCAACATCCTCTTCAACATCCTTATCCTTGAGGTCCAACTCCAGcctgcccctccccaaccccagttCCTTCCTCCACCCCACTCTCCAGGCAGATTATCCTCACCCTTCCCTCTCGGCTACTTCCTTGCTTGTCCAGGCCACAGCACTCTCCTCTCTGGGGAGCTGCTACAGCCTCTTCACCACTCTCTCAAAGCTTGCTCCCAGAGAGGCGTTTTAGAACACAACTTGTTTGTgttgtcccctgccttggaaccCTCTCCTCTCCTTACATGTTCCCAAAAACCTGCCATGAGGGGTCTCTGCTGATCCTTTGTGTTCACACAGGCTGTTTCCTATTCCCAGCCTGGCCCTCTCTGAATTTCCAAGGTGCCTGGCTAACTCCACTAAAGGAAGCCTGACGGCCAAGAGGGAGCTGGAGGCCCCCTGAGCCGGGTCGACCATCCAACAGAGGCAGTCTTGGCATCAGGGCTTCCCCTTGCTAGTGCTTGTCACACCCAGTGATGGGAATGATCTGCTTGATAGGTTTACCCCATCAGACTCTGCTCCTACGCGTTAGACTGAGTCTGTCTGGACCCGGGAATGAGCACTTAGATATTCAACATAAATTTGGGGATTGCATAAGCCCGGGATTCAGGGACTCCTGGCCACGGAGGTCTAGCTCATCTCCTGACCTCTCTTCCCAGTCCTTGGAGAAGAGAGACAGCGTGTGAAAGCTCCCCAGGCCGCCTGGCCCAAAGGTGACTCTTCTGCCATCGTCTGGGCGGTGGGGACTCCCACCGTCCAACACCAGCCTCGACTCTTCCTCTCGCTTTGGGATCTCTTGTCCCCGCCCCCGACCGACCTGCTTCAACTTTAGGTCGAGGAAGCTAGCTGCACCCGGCTGGGCTCCAGGGCCTGCCCTCCGAAAGCTGAGCGCTGTCAGTGCCTGCGCTGCCACCTGATGCCGCAGCCGCGACGCCGCCGCCCGCCTGTTAGGACCCAGCCCTGTTGGTACCTCATCCCTCCCCAAACCGATGCGTGTGGGACCCACGCCGGCGCCTTCGCTACTCCGACTGCGCACCCGGCTCCCTCCCTCGGCGGCGCGCCCAGCCCCAGCGGCGGATTCGCCCCCAGCCCCAGCGCCCCAGCTTACTTGGACTTGAAGCGGCCCACTCCGGCCGCCGCCTCAGCCATGTCGCCGGTGCCACCGCGTGAGGCAGACCCGGGAGCCATTCCGCACCTTGGGCTCGCAGAGATGGCGTCACCGCCCACTACTACTGTGACGTCATCGGCGCTGCGACATCGGCGACATCTTTGCTGTAGGCAGAGGCGCGGCGTCAGGAAGCGGAAGGTGGCAGAGGCGTTTCCGGCCTGGAGGGTGGGGCGTAGAGAAAGGTGGGAGCGGCTGGGGCGGGAGGCGTAAACTGGCAGGGTGCTGGAGTCGCCAGCCGCCTgtcttttaaatggaaatttgAAAAGGTTTTCGTAGGAGCTAGTTATTGAAGTAATCCCAAGACTCCTGCCCCCTTGGCATTCTGGGGTTTGGGTTAAGCGCGGTGGGTTAGCAGAGCCCTGAACCGGACTCCGCCTTAGCGTATGGTATGAGAAATACCGCAGGTACACtacttcagtttagtcgctctgtcgtgtccgactctgcgaccccatggacagcttcaccaactcccggagtttgctcagactcatgtgcatcgagtcggtgatgccattcaaccatctcatcctctgtcgtccccttctcctcctggtagTAAATCGGGCGATTTCGGAGCCGTTCGAATATTGATTGAGCACCTTCTCTGTTCTAGGCACTtaggagacaccagagaagaTACCGTGCTAGTGAGGTGAAGGCTGGGCAGAGGAAGGGCCCGGTTATTCCGGGCCCTTGTTAAGTGGTTAGTGACCTGGAAAGAATGTAGCAGGGTGAGGAGGGAGTGGAGTGCAGGGGGCTCAGCTTTAAACTGGGCGATAAAGGAGGCTTCCTTGTAAAGGTGAACCGCGAGCAAAGCCCAAGGTTGGTGAAGCAGGGAGCCCTCTGATTATCTGGGGGTACAGTGCTTCAGACTGAGGAACAGGCAGTGCAGAAGCCTGGCATTTAGAAACAAGCCGGTGTGGCTGCAGGGAGTGAGTAGGAAGGAGAATATAAGCAAGAAACAAGATAAGGAGGGATCCTCGGGAATCACTGAGCAGTTGGCTTGTACTTTGACTTCAGGGGTTTGAGCTGTTTGTGCTACTGGCTGCAAAGCCAGGAAACAGATTGGAAGAAGCTAACTGGGAAGGAGGACTGGGAAAGGATGGTCAGGGAAAACCTCTGCAGAAGAGACAATCGAGTGAGAAAAAATCAGGCAGAGAGCCGAGGGGAAAAGTCAGTGTGAGGAACTGGTGGGAAAGAACTTGGAGAGGTCCATGGGAAAAGCTAAGGTGCCtatttcccctgctgctgctgctg carries:
- the TBL3 gene encoding transducin beta-like protein 3 isoform X1, with the translated sequence MAPGSASRGGTGDMAEAAAGVGRFKSNYAVERKIEPFYKGGKVQLDQTGQHLFCVCGTRVNILDVASGAVLRSLEQEDQEDITAFDLSPDDKVLVTASRALLLAQWAWREGSVTRLWKAIHTTPVATMAFDPTSTLLATGGCDGAVRVWDVVQAYGTHHFRGSPGVVHLVAFHPDPTRLLLFSSAADTSVRVWSLQERSCLAVLTAHYSAITSLTFSADGHTMLSSGRDKICVVWDLRSLQATRTVPVFESVEAAVLLPEEPAPELGVKSTGLHFLTAGDQGVLRVWEAASGRCVHAQQQLPGPGRELTHCALARAASLLLSVTVDHNLLLYDARSLRLQKQFAGYSEEVLDVRFLGPEDSHVVVASNSPCLKVFDLQTSACQILHGHTDIVLALDVFRKGRLFASCAKDQSIRVWRMNKAGEVACVAQGSGHTHSVGTICCSRLKETFLVTGSQDCTVKLWPLPEALLSKGTGPEGGPVLLQAQATQRCHDKDINSVAVAPNDKLLATGSQDRTAKLWALPQCQLLGTFSGHRRGLWCVQFSPMDQVLATASADGTIKLWALQDFSCLKTFEGHDASVLKVAFVSRGMQLLSSGSDGLLKLWTIKNNECVRTLDAHEDKVWGLHCSQLDDRALTGASDSRVVLWKDVTEAEQAEEQAKREEQVVKQQELDNLLHEKRYLRALGLAISLDRPHTVLTVIQAIRRDPESCEKLETTVLQLRRDQKEALLRFCVTWNTNSRHCHEAQAVLGVLLRHEAPDELLAYDGVRASLEGLLPYTERHFQRLSRTLQAATFLDFLWHNMKLPTLPAAPAAL
- the TBL3 gene encoding transducin beta-like protein 3 isoform X2 — translated: MAPGSASRGGTGDMAEAAAGVGRFKSNYAVERKIEPFYKGGKVQLDQTGQHLFCVCGTRVNILDVASGAVLRSLEQEDQEDITAFDLSPDDKVLVTASRALLLAQWAWREGSVTRLWKAIHTTPVATMAFDPTSTLLATDTSVRVWSLQERSCLAVLTAHYSAITSLTFSADGHTMLSSGRDKICVVWDLRSLQATRTVPVFESVEAAVLLPEEPAPELGVKSTGLHFLTAGDQGVLRVWEAASGRCVHAQQQLPGPGRELTHCALARAASLLLSVTVDHNLLLYDARSLRLQKQFAGYSEEVLDVRFLGPEDSHVVVASNSPCLKVFDLQTSACQILHGHTDIVLALDVFRKGRLFASCAKDQSIRVWRMNKAGEVACVAQGSGHTHSVGTICCSRLKETFLVTGSQDCTVKLWPLPEALLSKGTGPEGGPVLLQAQATQRCHDKDINSVAVAPNDKLLATGSQDRTAKLWALPQCQLLGTFSGHRRGLWCVQFSPMDQVLATASADGTIKLWALQDFSCLKTFEGHDASVLKVAFVSRGMQLLSSGSDGLLKLWTIKNNECVRTLDAHEDKVWGLHCSQLDDRALTGASDSRVVLWKDVTEAEQAEEQAKREEQVVKQQELDNLLHEKRYLRALGLAISLDRPHTVLTVIQAIRRDPESCEKLETTVLQLRRDQKEALLRFCVTWNTNSRHCHEAQAVLGVLLRHEAPDELLAYDGVRASLEGLLPYTERHFQRLSRTLQAATFLDFLWHNMKLPTLPAAPAAL